The following are encoded together in the Chiroxiphia lanceolata isolate bChiLan1 chromosome 8, bChiLan1.pri, whole genome shotgun sequence genome:
- the CUEDC2 gene encoding CUE domain-containing protein 2: MELERIIRDTLTHFIQSHIPAADLSGMDDVFFSYITGVLEELGSPESSEENFDMDTFVEMMEAYIPGFAEIHSGDVCEMMFSLSERLGEARNKEKPGQKAVESRSEAPSEDLTKGQEPGAGACNGERLCTVTDGARAQEDDDLKDGLELLLEMFPACTVSQAEKALAMALGNLEEAVQLIVEEKVEIGPSGVSVKELARPRRTPNHEELKQVILQKYMMVDSADDQKTHRPAPPKEAPKKLIRYIDNQVVSTKGERYKDIKKPESEEMKRTYISLKPARKYKFH, encoded by the exons TGGGATGGatgatgttttcttctcttataTCACGGGtgtcctggaggagctgggctcACCAGAGTCCTCTGAGGAGAATTTTGACATGGACACCTTTGTGGAAATGATGGAGGCATATATCCCTGGATTTGCAGAAATCCACAG TGGGGATGTTTGCGAAATGATGTTCTCCCTCTCAGAAAGGCTTGGTGAAGCTCGCAACAAAG AAAAACCTGGCCAAAAGGCTGTGGAAAGCAGGAGTGAAGCACCCTCTGAAGACCTCACCAAGGGCCAggagcctggagctggagcctgCAACGGGGAAAGGCTGTGCACTGTAACAGACGGAGCCAGGGCCCAG GAAGACGATGACTTGAAGGATGGGTTGGAGCTGCTACTGGAGATGTTCCCAGCCTGTACCGTGAGCCAGGCAGAAAAGGCTCTTGCCATGGCCTTGGGGAACTTGGAGGAGGCAGTGCAGTTAATTGTGGAGGAGAAGGTGGAAATTGGCCCATCAGGTGTGAGTGTGAAG GAACTGGCACGGCCCCGCAGAACACCCAACCATGAGGAACTAAAACAGGTTATCCTACAGAA ATACATGATGGTGGATAGTGCAGATGATCAGAAAACACATCGGCCAGCTCCACCCAAAGAG GCTCCCAAGAAGTTGATCCGCTATATCGATAACCAGGTGGTGAGTACAAAAGGAGAGAGGTACAAAGACATCAAGAAGCCTGAGAgtgaagagatgaaaagaaCCTATATCAGCCTAAAACCAGCCAGGAAGTACAAGTTCCACTGA
- the FBXL15 gene encoding F-box/LRR-repeat protein 15, producing MSLTPTRRCLLDLPWEDILLPHVLCHLPLQQLLSLQRVSKSFQSLIQLYLANMRCFDSSQIRPAIPRAAFVNLLKDNKVLQQLALQDCSNWLTDCELLPVIEQNHHLHQIQLKGCVQLSRHALVTISLSCPNLRQLSLAQCDWVDSLALRSLADHCKALEAVDLTACRQLKDEAICYLVQKCSRLKSLSLAVNANVGDVAVEETAKCCPELEHLDLTGCLRVKNNSISVLAEYCPKLRSLKVKHCHNVAESSLSILRSRGVELDVEPPLQRALILLEDVVGFAPFINLQI from the exons ATGAGTTTGACCCCCACCAGGCGATGCCTCCTGGACCTACCCTGGGAAGACATCTTGCTTCCACATGTTCTCTGTCAtctgccactgcagcagctcctgagcctgCAGAGGGTCAGCAAGTCATTCCAGTCTCTCATCCAGCTGTACCTGGCCAATATGCGCTGCTTTGACTCAAGCCAG ATCAGACCTGCCATCCCTCGAGCTGCTTTTGTTAACCTGTTGAAGGACAACAAAGTACTGCAGCAGCTGGCGCTCCAGGACTGCTCCAACTGGCTGACGGACTGCGAGCTGCTCCCAGTCATCGAGCAGAACCACCACCTCCACCAGATCCAGCTGaagggctgtgtccagctcaGCCGCCACGCGCTGGTGACCATCTCGCTGAGCTGCCCCAACCTGCGCCAGCTGTCCCTGGCTCAGTGCGACTGGGTGGACAGCCTGGCCCTGCGCAGCCTGGCTGACCACTGCAAGGCCCTGGAGGCTGTGGACCTGACAGCCTGCCGCCAGCTGAAGGATGAGGCCATCTGTTACCTGGTGCAGAAGTGCAGCAGGCTCAAGTCTCTGTCGCTGGCTGTCAATGCCAATGTGGGCGACGTGGCAGTCGAGGAGACTGCCAAGTGCTGCCCCGAGCTGGAGCACTTGGACCTCACAGGGTGTCTGCGAGTCAAGAATAACTCCATCAG TGTCCTGGCTGAGTACTGTCCCAAGCTGCGCTCGCTGAAGGTCAAGCATTGCCACAACGTGGCTGAGTCCAGCTTGAGCATCCTCCGAAGCCGTGGGGTGGAGCTGGATGTGGAGCCTCCACTGCAGAGGGCTCTTATTCTCCTGGAGGATGTGGTTGGCTTCGCCCCTTTCATCAACCTTCAGATCtag